In the Flagellimonas sp. MMG031 genome, one interval contains:
- a CDS encoding patatin-like phospholipase family protein yields the protein MRALVISGGGSKGAFAGGVAQFLIQEAKRDYDLFVGTSTGSLLISHLALNKLDKIKDIYSNVNQDSIFNNCPFIIKKKHGVETIAINHWNVLRNFLKGKKTFGESENLRKLIRNSITIEEFNELKASKMDVVVTVSNLSLNQVEYKSINDCTYEEFCDWIWISSNYTPFMSLAKRNGCEYADGGLGTLVPIEEALLRGATEVDVVVLHTEVNHLNRLSSKNPFDLITTIFGFMLDRIENQNIRIGKLVANQKDAIINFYYTPTVLTTNSLIFTKERMTLWWKRGYLYAKNKNEETSPIEPEKQE from the coding sequence ATGAGGGCATTGGTCATTTCGGGAGGAGGTAGCAAGGGTGCCTTTGCGGGCGGCGTTGCCCAATTTTTGATACAAGAAGCCAAACGGGACTATGATTTGTTTGTGGGAACCTCTACGGGAAGCCTTTTGATTTCCCACTTGGCCCTAAATAAATTGGACAAGATCAAGGATATTTACTCCAATGTGAATCAGGATAGCATTTTCAATAACTGTCCTTTCATTATCAAAAAGAAGCATGGTGTTGAAACCATTGCCATCAATCACTGGAATGTGCTTCGAAACTTTTTGAAGGGAAAAAAGACCTTTGGGGAGAGCGAAAACCTTCGGAAACTCATTCGAAACTCCATTACTATTGAGGAGTTCAACGAATTGAAAGCAAGCAAAATGGATGTGGTGGTCACGGTCTCCAATCTCTCTTTGAACCAAGTGGAATACAAGTCTATCAACGATTGCACCTATGAGGAGTTCTGCGATTGGATATGGATTTCGTCCAACTATACCCCATTTATGAGTTTGGCCAAAAGGAACGGTTGCGAGTATGCCGACGGTGGACTGGGAACTTTGGTACCCATTGAGGAGGCACTTTTACGAGGGGCGACCGAAGTGGACGTAGTGGTGCTCCATACCGAAGTCAACCACCTGAACCGCCTGTCTTCCAAAAACCCTTTTGATTTGATTACGACGATATTTGGCTTTATGCTGGACCGTATCGAAAACCAAAATATCCGAATCGGAAAACTGGTGGCCAACCAAAAGGATGCCATCATTAATTTTTATTACACCCCAACGGTGCTCACGACCAATTCCCTTATTTTTACTAAGGAACGCATGACGCTGTGGTGGAAACGGGGCTATCTGTATGCCAAAAACAAAAATGAGGAAACAAGCCCCATTGAGCCCGAAAAGCAGGAATAG
- a CDS encoding M1 family metallopeptidase has product MSAQIQDKVDFLHAQVWIEPEPVENRIHGTVTYRFEVIKDVDSVYLDAVNMDFSKVFIDGKKMDYVYDGKKMTIKTDLKKGGQHDLSLAYVAKPKQTVYFLGWDDAVRNNEQVWTQGQGKYTSHWLPSFDDMTEKVEFDLKITLEQAYTVIANGKLIKKEPLPNSNGYTWQFDMEKPMSSYLVGFAIGNYNKKTVESSSAIPIELYYEPTDVEKVEPTYRYTEAIFDFLETEIGVPYPWQDYKQVPVQDFLYAGMENTTCTIFSNQYVVDSIAFVDKNYVNINAHELAHQWFGNLVTETSSEHHWLHEGFATFYAYLAEKDIFGEDYFYWRLLETAKALERFSGDDNGEALRNPNAGSLTFYEKGAWALVMLEDRIGEEAFKKGIQNYLETYAFKNVTIPNFMDEMEKASNMALADFETIWLENTHFPYDEVVSFLKKKNTSIQTYFELKDRIGEEPEQVESVLKRAWKKLKSTQLKENLVLDYGSKLSSEFLSSILDSEDVKVRQAVVLSQAKIPAELRLQMESLLRDDSYTTIEAALYRLWSDFPQNRSRYLNETDNITGFSNKNIRLLWLTLALVTPEYNPDFKASYFDELSGYTSSEHHFETRLLAFEYLKNIGGFTDTTLKNLVEACSHHVWHFKKSAREILNGFLQSEGNTARIKGLYPLLSQEEKQYLEKTLAE; this is encoded by the coding sequence ATGTCCGCCCAAATTCAGGATAAGGTGGACTTTTTGCATGCCCAAGTTTGGATTGAACCTGAACCCGTTGAAAACCGTATTCACGGCACTGTTACTTATCGGTTTGAAGTAATCAAGGATGTAGATTCCGTTTATCTGGATGCGGTAAATATGGATTTTTCCAAGGTTTTTATTGATGGCAAAAAAATGGACTACGTGTATGACGGTAAAAAAATGACCATCAAAACGGACCTCAAAAAAGGAGGACAGCATGATTTATCCTTGGCGTATGTGGCAAAACCAAAACAAACGGTATATTTTTTAGGGTGGGACGATGCTGTTAGGAACAATGAGCAGGTCTGGACCCAAGGACAGGGCAAATACACCAGCCACTGGTTGCCAAGTTTTGACGACATGACCGAAAAGGTAGAGTTCGACCTTAAAATTACGCTGGAACAAGCATATACGGTAATTGCCAATGGTAAACTGATAAAAAAAGAGCCTTTGCCCAACTCCAATGGGTATACTTGGCAATTTGATATGGAAAAACCGATGAGCAGTTATTTGGTGGGCTTCGCTATTGGCAACTACAACAAAAAAACGGTCGAATCGTCCTCAGCCATACCCATTGAGCTTTATTACGAACCTACAGATGTTGAAAAGGTGGAGCCTACCTACCGATACACTGAAGCCATTTTTGACTTTTTGGAAACCGAAATTGGTGTGCCCTACCCATGGCAAGACTATAAGCAGGTCCCCGTTCAGGATTTTTTATATGCAGGGATGGAGAACACCACCTGTACCATTTTTTCCAATCAGTATGTGGTGGATTCCATCGCTTTTGTGGACAAAAATTACGTCAACATCAACGCCCACGAACTCGCGCACCAATGGTTTGGCAATCTGGTTACCGAAACCAGCAGCGAGCACCACTGGCTACACGAAGGTTTCGCTACCTTTTATGCCTATTTGGCGGAAAAAGACATTTTTGGAGAGGATTATTTTTATTGGAGGTTATTGGAAACAGCCAAGGCTTTGGAACGTTTTTCGGGGGATGATAATGGCGAGGCACTGCGCAATCCCAATGCCGGGAGCCTGACCTTCTACGAAAAAGGGGCATGGGCCTTAGTGATGCTCGAGGATAGGATAGGGGAGGAAGCCTTTAAAAAAGGGATTCAGAACTATTTGGAAACCTACGCCTTTAAAAATGTGACCATTCCCAATTTTATGGATGAAATGGAGAAGGCTTCGAATATGGCTCTTGCCGATTTTGAAACAATCTGGCTGGAAAACACCCATTTTCCGTATGACGAAGTCGTTTCCTTTTTAAAGAAGAAAAACACTTCCATTCAAACCTATTTCGAGCTAAAGGATAGGATTGGGGAGGAGCCGGAACAAGTGGAGTCCGTTTTGAAGAGAGCCTGGAAAAAATTGAAGTCCACCCAACTAAAGGAAAATCTGGTTTTGGATTATGGCTCCAAGTTATCGTCGGAGTTTCTAAGTTCTATCCTTGATTCTGAAGATGTAAAGGTAAGGCAGGCCGTGGTGCTTTCCCAAGCTAAAATTCCAGCTGAGCTAAGATTACAAATGGAAAGCCTATTGAGGGATGACAGCTATACAACCATCGAAGCTGCTTTATACCGGTTATGGTCGGATTTTCCACAGAACAGAAGCAGGTATCTCAATGAAACAGATAACATCACTGGTTTTTCCAACAAGAATATCCGCTTGCTTTGGTTGACATTGGCTTTGGTGACCCCAGAGTACAATCCTGATTTCAAAGCTTCGTATTTTGATGAATTGAGCGGTTACACCAGCTCCGAACATCATTTTGAAACCCGATTGCTCGCATTTGAATACCTCAAAAATATAGGAGGCTTTACCGATACCACCTTGAAAAACTTGGTGGAAGCCTGTAGCCATCATGTATGGCACTTTAAAAAATCGGCCCGGGAAATATTGAATGGCTTTTTGCAATCCGAAGGGAACACAGCCCGTATTAAGGGACTTTACCCTTTGTTAAGTCAGGAAGAAAAACAATATTTGGAGAAAACTTTAGCTGAATGA
- a CDS encoding DUF559 domain-containing protein encodes MNPNFLQTPIAYLKGVGPNRADVLRAELGIETFRDLLHLFPNRYLDRTSYYKINQLQPSGADVQVIGKIVHIKMVEQKRGKRLVATFVDETGQMDLVWFRGHKWIKESLKLNEPYVVFGRVNKYGSTFSMPHPEMETLQKHQQGLKMVMQPIYPSTEKLSNKGITNRVISKMIQQLFLECKGKFPESLSPTIMEELRLISKSSALFNIHFPKNQELLAKAQFRLKFEELFFVQLRLISQNLRRKQKIKGMPFGAVGEKFTEFFENHLPFELTDAQKRVIKEIRNDLGSNAQMNRLLQGDVGSGKTIVALMCMLLAIDNGFQACLMAPTEILATQHYNGLKELLVGMDVKIALLTGSTKKSERTLLHNQLENGNLNILVGTHALLEDKVQFQNLGLAIVDEQHRFGVAQRSKLWRKGSPPELPPKGRVEEIRYKYQTARPSTYKILKELQQQSKKNSTEAERILWEQLRTKKLGAKFRRQHVIDEFIVDFVCLYKKLIVEVDGGYHNDPMQKEADAMRTAILNDFGYKLIRFKNEEVIGALDSVVKRIEEVLNSLPVGEDGGAVPPHVLVMTATPIPRTLAMSLYGDLDVSVIDELPPGRKPIKTVHRYDSNRLKVFRFIKDEIKKGRQIYIVYPLIQESEALDYKDLMDGYESIVRDFPQPEYQISIVHGKMKPADKDYEMERFVKGETQIMIATTVIEVGVNVPNASVMIIESAERFGLSQLHQLRGRVGRGAEQSFCILMTGHKLSEDAKTRLQTMVRTNDGFEIAEVDLKLRGPGDLMGTQQSGMLNLKIADIVKDNQILKTARYHAIQLLKDDPRLEKVENAPILSAYSKMMANTTIWNYIS; translated from the coding sequence ATGAATCCCAATTTTCTACAAACTCCCATAGCCTATTTAAAGGGTGTTGGCCCCAATAGGGCCGATGTGCTCAGGGCCGAACTGGGCATTGAGACCTTTAGGGACCTATTGCACCTCTTCCCCAATCGCTATCTGGACCGGACAAGCTATTATAAGATCAACCAGCTTCAACCCAGCGGTGCCGATGTGCAAGTGATAGGAAAAATTGTCCACATAAAAATGGTGGAACAGAAAAGAGGGAAGCGTTTGGTGGCCACTTTTGTGGATGAAACGGGACAAATGGACCTTGTTTGGTTTAGGGGGCACAAATGGATCAAGGAAAGTTTAAAATTGAACGAACCCTATGTAGTATTTGGCCGGGTGAACAAATACGGAAGTACCTTCTCCATGCCTCATCCAGAAATGGAAACGCTGCAAAAGCATCAACAGGGATTAAAAATGGTCATGCAGCCTATTTATCCATCTACTGAAAAGTTGAGCAACAAGGGAATCACCAATCGGGTCATCAGTAAAATGATACAACAGTTGTTTTTGGAGTGCAAGGGAAAGTTTCCTGAATCACTTTCTCCCACGATCATGGAGGAGTTACGGCTGATTTCGAAGAGTTCTGCGCTCTTTAACATCCATTTTCCGAAGAATCAAGAATTGTTGGCAAAAGCACAGTTTAGATTAAAGTTTGAGGAATTGTTCTTTGTGCAATTGCGACTCATATCCCAAAATTTAAGGCGCAAACAAAAGATCAAGGGAATGCCTTTTGGGGCCGTGGGCGAAAAATTCACCGAATTCTTTGAAAACCACCTTCCGTTTGAGCTCACCGACGCACAAAAACGGGTCATTAAGGAAATACGGAACGATTTGGGCAGCAATGCCCAAATGAACCGTTTGTTGCAGGGTGATGTGGGCTCGGGCAAGACCATTGTTGCCTTAATGTGCATGTTGCTCGCGATTGACAACGGGTTTCAAGCCTGTTTGATGGCCCCGACCGAAATTTTGGCCACTCAGCATTATAATGGACTCAAGGAGTTGTTGGTAGGCATGGATGTTAAAATTGCCCTACTGACAGGTTCCACGAAAAAATCCGAACGCACCCTCCTCCACAATCAACTGGAGAATGGGAACTTGAACATTTTGGTAGGTACACATGCCCTTCTGGAGGATAAAGTCCAGTTTCAGAATCTAGGCTTGGCCATTGTGGACGAGCAACATCGATTTGGTGTGGCACAGCGATCGAAGCTATGGCGCAAAGGAAGCCCTCCCGAGCTCCCTCCCAAAGGGAGGGTGGAAGAAATCCGTTATAAATATCAAACAGCCAGACCTTCAACCTATAAAATCTTAAAAGAGCTCCAGCAGCAGAGCAAAAAGAACAGTACTGAAGCAGAACGTATTCTTTGGGAGCAATTAAGGACAAAAAAGCTAGGTGCAAAGTTCAGAAGACAGCACGTAATTGATGAATTTATCGTCGATTTTGTCTGCTTATACAAAAAACTGATTGTAGAAGTTGATGGCGGATACCACAATGACCCAATGCAAAAGGAAGCTGATGCCATGCGCACAGCCATACTGAACGATTTTGGGTACAAGTTAATTCGCTTTAAAAATGAAGAAGTCATCGGAGCCCTAGATTCCGTCGTGAAAAGAATAGAGGAAGTGCTCAATAGTCTCCCCGTTGGGGAGGATGGAGGGGCCGTACCCCCCCATGTTTTGGTGATGACAGCCACCCCAATTCCCAGAACCCTTGCCATGAGCCTCTACGGAGACTTGGATGTTTCGGTCATCGATGAGCTCCCACCAGGGAGAAAGCCCATTAAAACGGTACATCGATACGATAGTAACCGTTTGAAAGTATTCCGGTTCATCAAAGATGAAATCAAAAAAGGAAGGCAAATCTACATTGTGTATCCACTCATCCAAGAATCGGAAGCATTGGACTATAAAGACCTGATGGATGGCTATGAGAGCATCGTACGTGATTTTCCGCAGCCCGAGTATCAGATTTCCATTGTGCACGGAAAAATGAAGCCGGCCGATAAGGATTATGAAATGGAACGTTTTGTAAAAGGCGAGACCCAAATTATGATTGCCACCACGGTCATCGAGGTGGGCGTAAATGTCCCCAATGCCTCTGTAATGATCATTGAAAGTGCCGAGCGGTTTGGGCTGTCCCAATTGCATCAGCTACGTGGACGTGTGGGCCGAGGCGCCGAGCAAAGTTTTTGTATCCTCATGACGGGCCATAAACTGTCCGAAGATGCCAAAACCCGATTGCAGACCATGGTGCGCACCAACGATGGTTTTGAAATTGCGGAGGTGGACCTGAAGCTTCGAGGTCCCGGTGACCTTATGGGCACACAACAAAGCGGTATGCTCAATCTAAAAATCGCGGATATTGTAAAGGATAATCAAATCTTGAAAACCGCACGCTACCACGCCATTCAATTGCTAAAAGATGACCCCCGTTTGGAAAAAGTGGAAAACGCACCCATTTTAAGTGCCTATTCCAAAATGATGGCCAACACTACCATTTGGAATTACATTAGTTGA
- the leuC gene encoding 3-isopropylmalate dehydratase large subunit, whose protein sequence is MSKTLFDKVWDSHVVKHIDNGPDVLFIDRHLVHEVTSPVAFLGLKNRGIKVLYPERTFATADHNTPTRNQHLPVKDPLSANQLRALEENANAHNIPYWGLGHEKNGIVHVIGPENGITVPGATIVCGDSHTSTHGAFGAIAFGIGTSEVEMVLSTQCIMQPKPKRLRINVNGELNKAVTPKDVALFIISKLSTSGATGYFVEYAGDVFKNMSMEGRMTVCNLSIEMGARGGMIAPDEKTFEYIKGREYTPKGKDWDAAMEYWKTLYSDEDAVFDKEVTFDANEIEPMITFGTNPGMGIGISKDIPLAETIDGSPATYKKSLEYMDYNEGEAMVGKPIDFVFLGSCTNGRIEDFRAFASIIKGRKKADNVTAWLVPGSHKVEEAIKSEGILDILTEAGFELREPGCSACLAMNDDKIPAGKYAVSTSNRNFEGRQGPGARTLLASPLVAAAAAVTGKVTDPRELMQEEVLA, encoded by the coding sequence ATGAGCAAGACACTATTTGATAAAGTTTGGGATTCCCATGTAGTAAAGCATATCGACAATGGCCCGGATGTACTCTTCATCGATAGGCATTTGGTGCACGAAGTCACGAGTCCCGTAGCTTTTTTGGGATTGAAGAACAGAGGAATTAAGGTATTGTACCCAGAGCGTACCTTTGCGACCGCGGACCACAATACCCCTACACGAAACCAGCACTTGCCCGTTAAGGACCCCTTGTCCGCCAATCAGTTGAGGGCTCTGGAAGAAAACGCCAATGCACACAACATACCTTATTGGGGACTTGGCCATGAGAAAAATGGAATTGTGCACGTGATTGGTCCTGAAAACGGAATCACCGTGCCTGGTGCCACCATCGTCTGTGGCGATTCACATACCTCTACCCACGGTGCCTTTGGTGCTATTGCATTTGGCATCGGAACCAGCGAGGTAGAAATGGTGCTGTCTACCCAATGTATTATGCAGCCCAAGCCGAAACGCCTGCGCATCAACGTGAACGGTGAATTGAACAAGGCGGTAACACCAAAAGATGTGGCTTTGTTCATCATTTCAAAACTGTCCACCTCTGGAGCCACAGGCTACTTCGTGGAATATGCAGGGGATGTGTTCAAAAATATGTCCATGGAAGGCCGAATGACGGTCTGTAACCTCAGTATTGAAATGGGAGCCCGTGGTGGAATGATCGCCCCGGACGAGAAAACCTTCGAATACATCAAAGGAAGGGAATATACCCCCAAAGGAAAGGATTGGGATGCGGCCATGGAGTACTGGAAAACCCTCTATTCCGATGAAGATGCCGTTTTTGATAAAGAAGTAACTTTTGATGCCAACGAGATTGAACCCATGATCACATTTGGAACCAATCCGGGAATGGGCATCGGAATCAGCAAGGATATTCCATTGGCGGAAACCATCGATGGTTCTCCTGCCACGTACAAAAAATCCTTGGAATACATGGATTACAACGAAGGAGAGGCCATGGTGGGCAAACCTATTGATTTTGTGTTCTTGGGAAGCTGTACCAATGGTCGAATCGAGGATTTTAGGGCCTTTGCTTCCATCATCAAAGGAAGAAAAAAAGCCGACAATGTAACCGCTTGGTTGGTACCCGGTTCCCACAAGGTGGAAGAAGCCATTAAGAGTGAAGGTATTTTGGATATTTTGACCGAGGCCGGTTTTGAATTGAGAGAGCCCGGCTGTTCCGCTTGCCTGGCCATGAACGATGATAAAATTCCTGCAGGCAAATATGCGGTGAGTACATCGAACAGAAATTTTGAAGGACGTCAAGGACCTGGAGCCCGCACGCTGTTGGCAAGTCCATTGGTGGCCGCTGCGGCTGCCGTTACCGGAAAGGTGACCGACCCAAGGGAACTGATGCAGGAAGAAGTTTTAGCTTAA
- the leuD gene encoding 3-isopropylmalate dehydratase small subunit, protein MAYDKFNILTSSAVPLPIENVDTDQIIPARFLKATERKGFGDNLFRDWRYNSDGTPKEQFVLNNPIYSGKILVGGKNFGSGSSREHAAWAVYDYGFRCVVSSFFADIFRNNCLNIGVLPVQVSPEFLDKIFKAIEADPKAEFEINLPEEKITILATGESEGFEINGYKKDNMLNGFDDIDYLLNIQDDIEKYAENTPL, encoded by the coding sequence ATGGCTTACGATAAATTCAACATACTAACCAGTTCAGCGGTACCCCTACCTATCGAAAATGTGGACACCGATCAAATCATCCCGGCCCGATTTCTGAAAGCGACGGAGCGGAAAGGTTTCGGGGACAATCTGTTCCGTGATTGGCGCTATAATTCGGATGGCACACCAAAGGAGCAATTTGTACTGAACAATCCGATTTATTCAGGAAAAATTTTGGTGGGCGGCAAAAATTTTGGTTCAGGTTCGTCCCGGGAGCACGCAGCTTGGGCGGTGTACGATTACGGCTTCCGTTGTGTGGTATCCAGTTTCTTTGCTGATATTTTCAGAAACAACTGTTTGAACATCGGGGTGCTACCCGTTCAGGTAAGCCCAGAGTTCTTGGACAAAATTTTTAAGGCTATTGAAGCCGACCCCAAAGCGGAGTTTGAAATCAACCTGCCCGAAGAAAAAATCACCATTTTGGCTACGGGAGAAAGTGAAGGTTTTGAAATCAATGGGTACAAAAAAGACAATATGCTCAATGGCTTTGATGATATCGACTACCTATTGAACATTCAGGACGATATTGAAAAATACGCCGAAAACACGCCCCTTTAA
- a CDS encoding alpha-isopropylmalate synthase regulatory domain-containing protein — protein sequence MKKRTIEIMDTTLRDGEQTSGVSFSASEKLTLAKLLLEELKVDRIEVASARVSDGELQAVKNITEWAAAEGYLSKVEVLTFVDNGVSLKWMQDAGAKVQNLLTKGSLNHLTHQLKKTPEQHFTEIEKVISEAHRVGIDTNVYLEDWSNGMRNSKDYVFQFLDFLTQQPIKRILLPDTLGVLTHTETGAFFKEIIQRYPNTHFDFHGHNDYDLSVANVMEALKAGVHGLHLTVNGMGERAGNAPLASAVAVINDFLPEIKIGVKESSLYKVSKLVSAFTGISIPDNKPIVGDNVFTQTAGIHADGDSKKNLYFNDLLPERFGRKRKYALGKTSGKANIQKNLQELGLTLNDDELKKVTERIIELGDKKERVTKDDLPYIISDVLDSNLHQQKVFVKSYVLTHSKGLKPSTTLSIEIDGKTYEENAQGDGQFDAFINALKKVYKKEGRELPKLVDYAVRIPPGSTSDALCETVITWQTKEKDFTTRGLDSDQTVSAIKATEKMLNLV from the coding sequence ATGAAAAAACGCACCATAGAAATTATGGACACCACCCTTCGGGATGGTGAACAGACCTCTGGGGTTTCCTTTTCCGCTTCGGAAAAGCTTACCTTGGCCAAGCTCTTGTTGGAAGAGCTCAAAGTAGACCGCATCGAAGTGGCATCCGCACGGGTTTCGGATGGGGAATTGCAAGCCGTCAAAAATATTACGGAGTGGGCCGCTGCGGAAGGGTATTTATCCAAAGTAGAGGTATTGACCTTTGTGGATAATGGTGTTTCCTTAAAATGGATGCAAGATGCCGGAGCCAAGGTCCAAAACCTATTGACCAAGGGTTCGTTAAATCATTTAACCCATCAGCTTAAAAAGACTCCTGAACAGCACTTTACGGAAATTGAAAAAGTTATTTCAGAAGCTCATCGAGTTGGCATAGACACCAATGTGTATTTAGAGGATTGGAGCAACGGAATGCGCAATTCCAAAGACTACGTTTTTCAGTTTTTGGATTTTCTGACCCAACAGCCTATCAAACGTATTTTGCTTCCGGACACTTTGGGCGTGCTGACCCATACCGAGACAGGTGCATTCTTTAAGGAAATCATCCAAAGATACCCCAACACCCATTTTGATTTTCACGGTCACAACGATTATGATTTGAGCGTAGCCAACGTGATGGAGGCTTTGAAGGCTGGTGTTCATGGTTTGCATCTTACCGTAAATGGCATGGGCGAACGCGCAGGGAATGCGCCTTTGGCGAGTGCAGTGGCCGTTATCAACGATTTTTTACCAGAAATAAAGATTGGCGTCAAAGAATCTTCCCTTTACAAAGTAAGTAAGCTGGTGTCCGCCTTTACGGGTATAAGCATTCCGGATAATAAACCCATTGTCGGGGATAATGTTTTCACCCAAACCGCTGGCATACATGCAGATGGAGACAGTAAAAAGAATCTTTACTTTAATGACCTTTTGCCCGAACGATTTGGAAGAAAACGCAAATATGCCTTAGGTAAAACCTCGGGCAAGGCCAATATTCAGAAGAATCTTCAGGAGCTGGGGTTGACCCTTAACGATGATGAGCTAAAAAAGGTTACCGAACGTATCATCGAGCTAGGAGATAAAAAAGAGCGTGTCACCAAAGATGACCTACCCTATATTATTTCCGATGTGCTGGACAGTAATTTGCATCAACAAAAGGTCTTCGTCAAATCATATGTGTTGACGCATTCCAAGGGGTTGAAGCCCTCCACTACCCTTTCCATCGAAATCGATGGGAAAACGTATGAGGAAAATGCACAAGGTGACGGTCAGTTCGACGCCTTCATCAACGCTTTGAAAAAAGTGTACAAAAAAGAAGGTCGCGAATTGCCCAAACTGGTAGATTATGCCGTTCGGATACCGCCAGGCAGTACCTCCGACGCACTTTGCGAGACGGTTATTACTTGGCAAACCAAAGAAAAGGACTTTACCACACGAGGTTTGGATTCAGACCAAACGGTATCCGCCATTAAGGCCACGGAAAAAATGCTGAATCTCGTATAA
- the leuB gene encoding 3-isopropylmalate dehydrogenase has protein sequence MKLNIALLAGDGIGPEVIDQAVKVSDAVAAKFGHEISWTPALTGAAAIDAVGEPYPDETHEICVAADAVLFGAIGHPRFDNDPSAKVRPEQGLLKMRQKLGLFANVRPTFTFPSLIEKSPLKRERIEGTDLVFLRELTGGIYFGKRGREDNDNTAYDTCTYTRAEVERLARKGFEMAMQRSKKLCCVDKANVLETSRLWRETVQKLEKEYPEIEVSYEFVDAVAMRLVQWPSAYDVLITENLFGDILTDEASVISGSMGLMPSASLGEETSLFEPIHGSYPQAGGKDIANPLATVLSAAMMFETAFGLKDEAEAIREVVNKSLAEGVVTEDLAEGGKAYKTSEVGDWLAKHI, from the coding sequence ATGAAATTAAACATAGCGCTCTTGGCCGGAGATGGAATTGGCCCCGAAGTAATTGATCAAGCCGTAAAAGTATCTGATGCCGTCGCCGCGAAGTTCGGTCATGAAATTAGCTGGACTCCTGCACTGACAGGTGCTGCTGCCATTGATGCTGTGGGAGAGCCCTATCCCGACGAAACCCATGAAATATGCGTAGCTGCTGATGCCGTTCTTTTTGGTGCCATTGGCCATCCTCGATTTGACAATGATCCATCGGCCAAAGTGCGTCCCGAGCAAGGCTTGCTGAAAATGCGTCAAAAATTGGGGCTTTTTGCCAATGTTCGGCCAACGTTCACCTTTCCGTCCCTGATTGAAAAATCACCGTTGAAAAGAGAGCGTATTGAAGGAACGGACTTGGTTTTCTTACGTGAGCTGACAGGAGGTATCTATTTTGGGAAAAGAGGTCGTGAGGATAATGACAATACCGCCTACGATACCTGCACCTACACCCGTGCAGAAGTGGAGCGATTGGCCAGAAAAGGTTTTGAAATGGCGATGCAGCGTTCCAAAAAACTCTGCTGTGTGGATAAGGCCAACGTTTTGGAAACTTCCCGTTTATGGAGGGAAACCGTTCAAAAGTTGGAAAAAGAATATCCTGAAATAGAAGTTTCCTATGAATTTGTGGATGCCGTAGCCATGCGCTTGGTACAATGGCCAAGTGCCTACGATGTTTTAATCACCGAAAACTTGTTTGGGGATATTCTAACCGATGAAGCTTCGGTGATTTCAGGTTCTATGGGGTTGATGCCCTCCGCTTCCTTGGGAGAGGAAACCTCACTGTTTGAGCCCATCCACGGTTCATATCCGCAAGCGGGCGGAAAAGACATCGCTAACCCGTTGGCAACAGTTTTATCCGCAGCCATGATGTTCGAAACGGCATTTGGTCTTAAAGATGAGGCAGAAGCCATCCGTGAGGTGGTCAATAAGTCTTTGGCCGAAGGAGTGGTTACCGAGGATCTAGCCGAGGGCGGGAAAGCCTACAAGACCAGTGAAGTTGGGGACTGGTT